The DNA segment ACCGCCTCAGCGCCGGAGTTTTTGATTTTCAAAACATCGGCGGAAAAATCCGCTTGACCTTGTTCTGAGGGCACATCCGCCACAACGTCCAAACCGACCGCCTTAACGTTTTCAACGAAACTGTCATGGCCACCTTTGCCAAATTCCGTATTGGCCCAAGCAACGGCCACTGTGCTCACCCCCAGCTGATCCTTGAGATAGGCCGCAATTTTGGGCATCCCCTTTTGCGCACCCCAATTGGTTCGAAAAATATAAGGGTTGCCCTTTTGCGTGATCGACGGGGCCTCGGAGGCGGTGAATTGTGGGATGCCGTTTTGTTGCGCGACCAACATGTTCACCACGGTCGACGAGGAATACACCGTCCCCAAAAGCGCAAAAGCGCCCTCATCAATGGCCTTTTGCACCAAAGCCCGGCTCACCTGTGGGTCGGTTTGTGTGTCGTATTTTGACATATCGACCTGCATACTAAGGATTCCACCATTTGCATTGATCTCGTCAATCGCAAGATCCACGCCATCGGACCACACCGACCCTGCGGCAGCCCCAGGTCCCGACAGTTCCGCAATATTGGCGATTTTCACCGTCTCAGCATGCGCGGACATCGCCATCATCATGACGCTCAGGCTCACACCCGCAATAATCCTGCGTTTCATATCCATTCCTCCCATTTTAGTCCTCTGATGATCCATCAGAACGGTGCGTCCGGCTGGTGTCATTGCGCACCCTTGCCAGACACCCTGAACCCGCGCGTCACGGGTACAGGGCTGGTGGCCTGTCTCAGTTCGGCGGCAAAATGGTTGTGATTTCCTGTGCGCCGTTTTTGACTTCAACCATGAAACTTTCGCGAGACACTTCGCCGGTTTCATCCCAGCAAATGTCCATCAAAACGCCGGGATAGGTGGCTGCATCCAAACACGTGCCATGCAGTGCATCCGTCAATTTTTGGCTGTCCGCCTCGCCAACGATCTCCGTGCCGTATTTGATCGCATAGGCACCGATGTAGCCTTTGATCGCGTTGTGATCGGGGCGATAGCCAAACCGCTCGGTGAACTTCGCGCTCATTGCCTGCAACAGCGGCACGGGGGCATCAGCCGAAAGTGCAACATGACCCAAGGCACCCTCAGCCGCTCCCCCGGACAGATCAATGACTTTTTGCGATGCCAACACCGTGTCGCCGATCATCGGAATGGTGAGGCCTTGCTTCTTGGCCTCAATCAAAAACCGCGCGCTTTCCTCTTCGGTCAGATAAATAAACACGGCTTCGGCGCCGGTATTTTTGATCTTCAGAATATCGGCAGAAAAATCGGCCTGTCCTTGCTCGGAGGGCACATCAGACACAACCTCAAGCCCCATCTCTTTGGCCACATCGACAAAGGCATCATGGCCGCCCTTACCGTATTCCGTATTGGCCCAAGCGATCGCCACTTTGCTCACCTCAAGGCCGTCTTTGAGATAAGCACCAATTTTCGGCATCCCCTTTTGCGCGCCAAAGGTGGTACGGAAAATATAAGGGTTGCCTTTCTGCGTGATCGAGGGAGCCTCGGAGCCGGTGAATTGTGGGATGCCGTTTTGTTGCGCGACCAACATGTTCACCACGGTCGACGAGGAATACACCGTCCCCAAAAGCGCAAAAGCGCCCTCATCAATGGCCTTTTGCACCAAAGCCCGGCTTTGCAACGGGTCGGTTTGGCTGTCGTATTCCGACATATCGACCTGCATCCCAAGAATGCCGCCGTTTTCGTTGATCTCATCAATGGCCAGATGCACACCATCAGCCCAAACCGACCCGGCGGCGGCCCCGGCACCTGATAGTTCGGCAATATTGGCAATTTTCAATGTGTCCGCCTGCGCGGCCCATCCCAGACCTGCGGCAAGCGCGGTCCCTGTCAGAAGTGTTTTCAGCATAGTATCCTCCCTGATTGATGCTGGTCGTTGAAACGGGGCTATGTGTTTTGTTTTCCCGCTTTCATTCCTGTCATGGCGTTCAC comes from the Celeribacter baekdonensis genome and includes:
- a CDS encoding ABC transporter substrate-binding protein, which produces MLKTLLTGTALAAGLGWAAQADTLKIANIAELSGAGAAAGSVWADGVHLAIDEINENGGILGMQVDMSEYDSQTDPLQSRALVQKAIDEGAFALLGTVYSSSTVVNMLVAQQNGIPQFTGSEAPSITQKGNPYIFRTTFGAQKGMPKIGAYLKDGLEVSKVAIAWANTEYGKGGHDAFVDVAKEMGLEVVSDVPSEQGQADFSADILKIKNTGAEAVFIYLTEEESARFLIEAKKQGLTIPMIGDTVLASQKVIDLSGGAAEGALGHVALSADAPVPLLQAMSAKFTERFGYRPDHNAIKGYIGAYAIKYGTEIVGEADSQKLTDALHGTCLDAATYPGVLMDICWDETGEVSRESFMVEVKNGAQEITTILPPN
- a CDS encoding ABC transporter substrate-binding protein; amino-acid sequence: MKRRIIAGVSLSVMMMAMSAHAETVKIANIAELSGPGAAAGSVWSDGVDLAIDEINANGGILSMQVDMSKYDTQTDPQVSRALVQKAIDEGAFALLGTVYSSSTVVNMLVAQQNGIPQFTASEAPSITQKGNPYIFRTNWGAQKGMPKIAAYLKDQLGVSTVAVAWANTEFGKGGHDSFVENVKAVGLDVVADVPSEQGQADFSADVLKIKNSGAEAVFIYLTQEEAARFLMEAVKQGLDIPRIGDSVLTSEKVIDLAGPAANGAKSHAALTIAADDPLVHEFATKFSERFGYSPDYNGMKGYIGAYTIKYGTEMVGEVNSQKLADVMHGLCLDAKTYPGILIDMCWDDAGEVSRKSYMVEVQDGRETVSEVLPAN